The following are from one region of the Bradyrhizobium sediminis genome:
- a CDS encoding helix-turn-helix domain-containing protein — translation MGRPQFPEHSEPCAIFSPRPSVAHNIFAGFVRDTRGRELAPNERFNFYPAFPFCVLTLFFEGAGFKLKGSTAQTSLQVQKPLPRIYLSGPQTNSSVIWNPSGVVSLSVGLYPATFAALSRCDISSLVDQTVPLSRIPNDEIVDTFAKALSTGKPQAAFDLLQDYIERCQQTGRLPHDDLGRSVQDWVHGIGRKASGLVTSLSARQAERRIKKWTGHSRRKLQFYQRAERLLEQTLAMGRAEPQWSAITYDAGFSDQSHMIRDMRRLTGFSPKSLFGRLEEEPFWCYRLFGSHFASLVRADSAP, via the coding sequence ATGGGAAGGCCACAGTTTCCGGAACACTCTGAGCCTTGCGCCATATTCTCACCGCGCCCGTCGGTCGCGCACAACATTTTTGCTGGGTTTGTTCGTGATACTCGCGGTCGGGAGCTAGCGCCGAACGAGAGATTCAACTTTTATCCGGCTTTCCCGTTCTGTGTGCTGACGCTGTTTTTCGAGGGGGCAGGCTTCAAGCTCAAAGGCTCAACCGCACAGACGAGCCTCCAGGTTCAGAAGCCTTTGCCACGGATTTACCTCAGCGGTCCGCAGACAAACTCCTCGGTCATTTGGAACCCCTCGGGCGTGGTCTCTCTGTCGGTCGGCCTTTATCCGGCGACGTTCGCCGCCCTGTCGCGCTGTGACATCTCGAGCCTCGTCGATCAAACAGTGCCCTTGAGCCGGATACCCAACGATGAGATCGTCGACACATTCGCAAAGGCGCTGAGTACTGGAAAGCCGCAGGCTGCTTTCGACCTCTTGCAGGACTACATCGAGCGGTGCCAGCAAACAGGGCGATTACCACATGATGACCTGGGTCGCAGCGTGCAGGATTGGGTGCACGGCATTGGGCGCAAGGCTTCCGGCCTCGTTACATCGCTCAGCGCACGCCAAGCTGAACGTCGGATCAAGAAGTGGACAGGGCATTCGCGCAGAAAACTTCAATTCTACCAGCGCGCGGAACGCCTTCTCGAACAGACGCTGGCTATGGGGCGTGCCGAACCGCAATGGTCCGCGATTACCTACGACGCAGGTTTTTCGGACCAATCGCATATGATCAGAGACATGAGACGCTTGACCGGCTTCAGTCCCAAATCTCTCTTTGGACGTTTAGAGGAAGAGCCTTTTTGGTGTTATCGTCTCTTCGGCTCGCATTTCGCCTCACTCGTTCGGGCTGATTCCGCGCCCTAG
- a CDS encoding MAPEG family protein yields MTTDIISLVATALLCLGIPLIYGAGRFLQPGGFAWAAGNRESKLDIPAWTQRAVQAHANLVENLAPFAILVLAAQVSGKANAATALGATIFFWGRVAHLFVYIAGIKYLRSLIWFGAWGGGALIVAQLFR; encoded by the coding sequence ATGACAACCGACATTATTTCGCTCGTAGCAACAGCGCTGCTCTGCCTTGGAATACCGTTGATCTATGGGGCAGGACGATTTCTTCAACCCGGTGGTTTCGCTTGGGCGGCGGGCAATCGTGAGTCGAAGCTGGACATCCCAGCCTGGACCCAACGCGCCGTCCAAGCTCACGCTAACTTGGTTGAGAACCTGGCTCCCTTTGCCATCCTGGTGTTGGCGGCCCAGGTATCCGGCAAGGCCAACGCTGCGACCGCGCTCGGAGCGACAATCTTCTTTTGGGGGCGCGTGGCGCACCTCTTCGTGTACATCGCAGGCATCAAGTACCTGCGATCGCTCATCTGGTTCGGCGCGTGGGGTGGTGGCGCCTTGATAGTTGCGCAGCTTTTCAGATGA
- a CDS encoding tryptophan-rich sensory protein yields MVPQVLVNIATIVAFSRIDRMAGWCLMPLAAWVCFATARNFASWKLNP; encoded by the coding sequence ATCGTTCCGCAAGTTCTGGTGAACATTGCAACCATCGTGGCCTTCTCTCGGATTGACCGGATGGCGGGCTGGTGCCTCATGCCTCTGGCGGCATGGGTTTGCTTTGCGACCGCTCGTAACTTTGCGAGCTGGAAGCTGAACCCGTGA
- a CDS encoding acyl-CoA dehydrogenase family protein — MRQRYLDGLARGELIMSVGVSEPSAGSDVRAVRTRARREGDVWVIDGEKTWITNGAHFDLMICTCRTSDDPARGLSHFLIDRDEHPVATRPIEKLALNRHSTAQVFFDGVGVPAANMIGREGDALKNTLVLFERARLHVAAGSLGIARRALDESVRYAHLRKQRGKPIAAHQLIAAKLADMAIWVDAARLLIHRAAQMLDAGLRADMEAAMAKAFATEAAVDICRQAVQIHGGNGVTRGYIVERLAREALLLPIPDGTTEIQQLIIGRALTGISAF; from the coding sequence TTGCGTCAGCGCTACCTTGACGGCCTGGCGCGAGGCGAGTTGATCATGAGCGTCGGTGTTTCGGAGCCTTCAGCCGGATCTGACGTTCGCGCAGTGCGGACGCGCGCAAGGCGCGAAGGAGATGTCTGGGTCATCGACGGGGAGAAGACCTGGATCACAAACGGCGCGCATTTCGATCTCATGATTTGCACGTGCCGCACCAGCGACGATCCCGCGCGTGGTCTCAGCCATTTCTTGATAGATCGGGACGAGCATCCTGTTGCAACACGGCCTATCGAGAAACTGGCGCTCAATCGGCACTCGACGGCGCAGGTTTTCTTCGATGGTGTGGGAGTGCCGGCCGCGAATATGATTGGACGCGAAGGCGATGCCCTAAAGAACACACTCGTTCTGTTTGAGCGGGCGAGGCTCCATGTGGCGGCTGGATCTCTCGGTATCGCGCGTCGCGCGCTCGACGAGTCTGTTCGGTACGCCCATTTGCGCAAGCAGCGCGGGAAACCGATCGCCGCACATCAGCTGATCGCGGCAAAACTGGCGGACATGGCTATTTGGGTTGACGCTGCGCGGCTGCTGATTCACCGGGCCGCGCAGATGCTCGATGCCGGCCTTCGCGCTGATATGGAGGCAGCTATGGCCAAGGCGTTTGCGACCGAAGCTGCTGTGGACATCTGTCGCCAGGCAGTACAGATTCACGGTGGCAATGGGGTAACGCGCGGCTACATCGTCGAGCGGTTGGCGCGCGAGGCGCTTCTGTTGCCGATTCCCGACGGCACGACGGAAATCCAGCAACTGATCATCGGCCGCGCACTGACGGGCATCTCGGCATTCTGA